One Thalassophryne amazonica chromosome 10, fThaAma1.1, whole genome shotgun sequence genomic region harbors:
- the LOC117518839 gene encoding angiopoietin-related protein 4-like has translation MTPLLLFMAVHVAAGLPVERIAAGAGVVKYASWDDVNIVAHGLLQVGQGLREHVEKTKAQMKDVNAKLKVFNSSVSDLGRKQKEQDKALKARKEEVEEKEKLAAQLAEEVMAKVNEVKKESANIHSRMQRLEEKMVEVLAEPKVDSNSSVHSAVPLVQSLMEAQNRRIDQLVEKIKQQQDKLEKQSLHLQALQTKVAKKRVKSHQQRDEEMGLRGEPEPGNTMSSLARDCHDLFVQAQRPSGVYTIQPENSQPFNVLCQMTPEGGWTFIQQRHDGSQNFNQLWDQYKKGFGNLKGEFWLGLDNIRSISRQGEYILQVEVADWTGEEHQVQYRFQLDGEEKKYTLHLEQASSDGILDIPLSTGASGLPFSTSDQDNDLSDDKNCAELLSGGWWFSSCGESNLNGKYHKRLRLSSRQGMFWNSTVGHKPLKSTLMKIAPTTIKQ, from the exons ATGACACCTCTTCTCCTCTTTATGGCCGTGCATGTGGCAGCTGGACTACCTGTTGAGAGAATAGCTGCAGGAGCCGgtgtggtgaaatatgcatcctggGATGACGTAAACATAGTGGCTCATGGCCTTCTGCAGGTGGGACAAGGCCTGAGGGAGCATGTGGAGAAGACCAAGGCCCAGATGAAAGATGTCAATGCCAAGCTGAAAGTCTTCAACAGCTCAGTATCTGATCTGGGGAGAAAACAGAAGGAGCAAGACAAAGCTCTGAAGGCCAGGAAGGAGGAGGTGGAAGAGAAGGAGAAACTGGCAGCACAGCTGGCTGAGGAGGTGATGGCCAAAGTGAACGAGGTGAAGAAGGAGAGTGCGAACATTCACTCCAGaatgcagaggctggaggagaagATGGTGGAAGTGCTGGCAGAGCCAAAAGTAGACAGCAACTCCAGTGTTCACTCAGCAGTCCCATTGGTCCAG AGTTTAATGGAAGCTCAAAACAGACGCATTGACCAGCTGGTGGAGAAAATCAAACAACAACAAGACAAACTGGAGAAGCAGAGCCTGCACCTTCAGGCACTCCAGACCAAG GTGGCAAAAAAGAGAGTGAAATCTCACCAACAGAGAGATGAAGAGATGGGACTGAGGGGAGAGCCAGAACCTGGAAACACTATGTCGA GTTTGGCCAGGGATTGCCACGATTTATTTGTTCAAGCTCAGCGACCCAGTGGTGTCTACACCATCCAGCCTGAAAACTCCCAACCCTTCAATGTCCTGTGTCAAATGACACCAG AAGGTGGGTGGACCTTCATCCAACAACGTCACGATGGATCCCAGAACTTCAATCAGCTGTGGGATCAGTATAAGAAAGGTTTTGGCAATCTAAAAG GTGAATTTTGGTTGGGCTTGGACAACATCCGCTCCATTTCCAGACAAGGCGAGTATATTCTGCAGGTGGAAGTCGCCGATTGGACAGGAGAGGAGCACCAGGTTCAGTATCGGTTCCAACTtgatggagaagaaaagaaatacaCTCTCCATCTGGAGCAAGCTTCTTCAGATGGCATTCTGGACATACCTCTGTCGACTGGAGCTTCTGGACTTCCCTTCTCCACATCAGACCAGGACAACGACCTCAGTGATGACAAAAACTGTGCTGAGCTTCTCTCAG GGGGCTGGTGGTTCAGCAGCTGTGGTGAGTCCAATCTGAACGGCAAGTATCACAAAAGACTGAGACTGTCCAGCAGACAGGGGATGTTCTGGAACTCCACAGTGGGACACAAACCTTTGAAGAGCACTCTCATGAAGATTGCACCGACCACAATAAAGCAATGA